The Megalobrama amblycephala isolate DHTTF-2021 linkage group LG20, ASM1881202v1, whole genome shotgun sequence genome includes a window with the following:
- the LOC125254988 gene encoding urotensin-2 receptor, with product MNYNKSGSGSGPSRSNSGSVDELVITSTFGTLLSVVYIVGVSGNVYTLVVMCHSIRFATSMYISIINLALADLLYLSTIPFVVCTYFLKDWYFGDVGCRILLSLDLLTMHASIFTLTVMCMERYLAVTKPLDTVKRSKSYRKAMAWGVWILSLVLTLPMMVMVNQTTKTTADGGVKRMCAPTWAPQAYKLYLTVLFCTSIMAPGLVIGYLYTRLAKTYLESQRTSAINKSSKRSPKQKVLIMIFTIVLVFWACFLPFWIWQLVPLYHKPFSLASHTHTSINYLVASLTYSNSCINPFLYTLLTKNYREYLKNRHKSFYRYTSSFKKRPPSLYSWGKSASSSNQFEFHSETLVMAQLKVMQ from the coding sequence ATGAATTACAACAAGTCTGGCAGTGGCAGCGGTCCGTCCCGTAGCAACTCCGGTTCGGTGGACGAGCTTGTGATAACATCGACTTTCGGGACGCTGCTGTCGGTGGTTTACATCGTTGGAGTTTCGGGAAACGTCTACACGCTGGTAGTCATGTGTCATTCCATACGCTTCGCCACTTCCATGTACATCTCCATCATCAACCTGGCGCTCGCGGATCTTCTTTATCTCTCCACGATTCCTTTCGTGGTGTGCACGTACTTTTTGAAGGACTGGTACTTCGGGGATGTGGGCTGTAGGATACTACTGAGTCTGGACCTGTTAACTATGCACGCGAGTATCTTTACTCTGACGGTGATGTGCATGGAGCGATACCTGGCAGTGACTAAACCACTGGATACTGTGAAACGCTCCAAGAGCTATCGAAAAGCCATGGCGTGGGGCGTTTGGATTTTGTCCCTCGTCCTAACTCTTCCCATGATGGTCATGGTAAACCAGACTACTAAAACAACAGCAGATGGAGGGGTGAAAAGGATGTGCGCGCCCACCTGGGCACCCCAGGCGTACAAATTGTACCTGACTGTCCTGTTCTGCACGAGCATAATGGCGCCAGGGCTTGTAATTGGTTACTTGTACACCAGACTAGCCAAGACGTACCTGGAGTCTCAAAGGACGTCGGCTATTAACAAAAGCAGCAAGCGCTCGCCAAAACAGAAAGTTTTGATAATGATTTTCACGATTGTTCTCGTGTTCTGGGCGTGTTTTCTGCCCTTTTGGATATGGCAGCTTGTCCCCCTGTACCACAAGCCCTTCAGTTTAgcctcacacacgcacacgagCATCAATTACCTCGTGGCGAGTCTGACCTACAGCAACAGCTGCATCAATCCGTTTCTGTACACGCTCCTGACCAAGAATTATCGGGAGTATCTTAAAAACCGCCACAAGAGTTTTTATCGCTACACGTCATCGTTTAAAAAGCGCCCACCGAGCTTGTACTCATGGGGAAAGTCTGCGTCATCCAGTAATCAGTTTGAGTTCCACTCTGAGACGCTTGTCATGGCGCAGTTAAAGGTGATGCAGTGA